In the Bacillota bacterium genome, GCACCACCACAACATCCGCTCCAGCTTGCCCCAGCAACGCGATGCGATCCTCGAGAGATGTGAGCGCAACGGGTGCAGATCCGGGGCTAACCACGTTGGCCGGATGAGTATCAAACGTGTAGGCCGCACAACCCTCTGGCCCTGCAATCTCTCGCGCGGCGGCGATGAGTGCGGCGTGGCCCAGATGGACGCCGTCAAACATCCCGAGCGCGACCACCTTGCGAGTCATAGGGGGCTTCCCACCCAGAGCCACCACGAACTGCTGCATCCTGTGACACCTCAAAACACTACTACTGGCCGGACGACCCGGTTCTCGGCGGGTTCGGACTCAATGCCCACTGCCAGAAAGGAGCCTGCCTCGCTCACTAGCCGGACATAGCACCCCGAACACGGAACGCCGCCCTCAATGCGAACAGGCGCGCCGTTTTTCACCCTGACCTCCTGCTCAGGAGAGACTACTGCTCTCGGCATGTAGCGGACTCCCGTTTCAGGGGGAAGGATCGCCTCCGCGATCTCGCCCTCCCGTGCCATCTCCTCCAGCTGGATAAGGGAGAAAGCATCCTCCAGCCGGAAGCCTGCGGCCTCGGTCCTGACTAACCCACCGAGATGACCCTCCGAGTGGAGGGTCATCTCGGTGGGTTNNNNNNNNNNCCCTCCACTCGGAGGGCCCGGCACAAGTCCACACACAAGGTGCGCACGTAGGTTCCCTTCGAGCACCTCACTTGTATGCGTCCTCGCGACCCGAAGACCACGGGATCCGGCCAGGATTCTGCATCCACTGGCCTAAT is a window encoding:
- a CDS encoding tRNA pseudouridine(55) synthase TruB; translated protein: PTEMTLHSEGHLGGLVRTEAAGFRLEDAFSLIQLEEMAREGEIAEAILPPETGVRYMPRAVVSPEQEVRVKNGAPVRIEGGVPCSGCYVRLVSEAGSFLAVGIESEPAENRVVRPVVVF